ATTTGGatttgacagatctgatcaAGATTCTTCTCCATCTGTTCACATCAAGATTGTGTCAAAATCACTATCATTCATATAAGTCCCTTTATTTTTCAGCCTTAAAAAAACATATGCTTTTCATGAGatctgttttttcccctcctaaGCCCATGAGGATCTTTAACACTTGGATGGGGGATCCCACAAGGAACATGTTCCTGTCTGAGGTGCTGAAGGTGATGCGCACCGAGAATCTTTTGGACCAAGTGAATCGTACGGGTCATGTCATGCTCAATGGCCTGTATGACCTACAGGTAGGCTTCAGGGGGGAACTGTTGTAAACATACACAACGTGTAAAGGTTTAGCAGAGGTCAAAGTCAGTCTACATACGTAGTAGCAATAACGTCTCTCTACCAAATGTTCACAATGTGCACCTGGAGCAAAGGttatcaaagtttttttttttttttcataagcCTATTGCATTTGTTGGAAACTATTTTCTACTCGGCCCCCTTCATACTTGCAGTTAGTGTGAATACGAGTTTTGTTCTACCTTTCACTCCAGGCTCGTTATCCTCACCTCCTGAGTAAAGCCAGAGGACTGGGGACATTCTGTGCCATCGACGTCAAGGATGAAGACACACGAAACAAACTCATCCTCAAGGCCAGAAACAAGGGTAGGACAAAGCATGACGCCCCAACATAGAACATGAGAATACAGTTATGTTGCATTCAAATAGCACATGCATCCTATTGAGAGCTCTTACCTGCCTCTGTTGCTCTTGCTAAGGTGTTGTACTCGGAGGCTGTGGCACCCAGTCTATCAGATTTCGACCTGCTCTGGTCTTCAAAGAACACCATGCACAACTCTTCTTGAGCATCTTCAGTGACACCTTGGCTGACATGAAGTAAAAGGCCGGGAAGACTTCCCAAcggaacacagacacacgcagggTCATTTTTTTCTGGCCATACCATAAACAATAGCACACCAATAAAATAGCACATTATCTGTTTTGTTTGATGCATTGGGCAGCAATTATTAGTCAATGCTGCTAAATATAGCCATATAAAATATCGCAACATGCATCAACACACAAAATGCATGATATTCCATACAGAGAAcataggctatttttttttttttttgaagttgGTCCAGAAACACTTTTTGCACAAAATGATATTACAATTTCAATGTTGCAGATGTATTTTTAATGTTATGAATCAATGAAGTAAGTTTGGAAAAACTGCATAGGCTATTCTGTTTCTTGTGCAATCATGAAATAAATTGTCTACAACATGTATGTAAGATACGGTACCCCTTTATGCCATATTTTGTACATCACACACCAACAtttcaataataaaaaacatgagccaaaatataaaaagtaatcaaaataacaCACGATTTAGATTAGAGTGCCAAAGACCTTCTCAAATCCACGCTTATCAACCACGCGTCCAAATCGGGTAGAGAAATACATTATGTCCGTGGTACTATATCGCTTGAAGTACAAAATCGTCTCGTTTGGAGAGTCGCCGACATCTCCAAAAGTCATGACATCGTTCACCGGCATGTACAGGTCATTGCGACGGCCCCAGAACGTCAGATGGGACACCTTGAGCGTAGTTCCAGAAGAGTCCAAGTACATCCTTCCCACTACTCGTCTGGCGAATTGACTGATGGAGTAGAGCATGACAGCAGCAAACGCTGCAATCCCAGTGCTGTAGTTCACCACGGTCAGGGAGAGTTCTCCTTGGAGGAAGAGGTAGTATAGAGGGGGGAGCATGACAACAGTGATTCCAGTCTGTATAAGTTTAAGTCTAGACAAAGCCCGTAAAATTGTTATGGTAGGTAATGCATAGATCAAAGTATATTTCTGCGAGGACAGATCAGCACAGTGGGCAACAATCTGGTGTTGATAGAGTAGAGGTGCACTCTGTAGGCCTACGTATGGCAATACTGGTCTAGTGAAGAGTCCCGGGTGAGAGTGCGCTGGGATCCTACGAAGGACTTGGCTGACACCGCTTCCTTTAGCGCAATAAACGTGTCCCCGACATTTAATTACTGGAGAGATCGCAAAGCGACCAAGCTGTATTGATTTAAGCTGTAAAAGGGGTAATATAAAACATACGACATCagattagcctacttgaaagatagcgttaacgttaaccaggaGAAGTGTGAGTGACCAACCCCAAATTTCAAGCACTTTAGTCTGTGATATTCACATATGATTGAATTGTTTTGCTCTTCACAACATCACGGTCAGAAGAGCATGCATAAAGGTTATATAATTTAGGATTTTACAAACTTACCATCTTATCAGGCCTGACCAGGGACTTCAAGTAACATTATAAACATGACCTCTACAAGCACATGCGCATCAGCCCTTGAATCGCTTCTTTCTTTTCGTCCAACATGCACTAAAAGCACAATGCTGCCCCCTTTCGATATGAAGTATAACTAGCTGCCATCAGAACATTCAATACAAAATCAATGATTCAATGTGGGATATCTATTCATCTACACATTGCAAAGTAAAACCTGATTTTGCTACTATTACAATACTACACGAAACATTTGGAACATTTGACACACATCTACATATGCTAAGGTTACATAATAATGTGCCATAactattacatttcattttgatGTAGTTAGGATCAGAAAGCCCATAGGCCTACaggatttatttatgtattaattTGATGCAGGTCTACGCCTAGCTGCGTTTTGAGTTTCTAACAGACAATGCAATATTGCGCTGTGGTAGGCTAGGCTGCCAAGTAGTAATTGTGCAATGTGATTACATTATTTGGCACATTGAAAGACAGCGAGCGGACACGTCCGTTTACTCCAGTTTTTCACAACCGGTAGCCTACATGTTTGAGTCATTCAGGCTTtcagggctgagctacaccaagGTTTCCACTGTTGCCAAACCCATTGTTTAGTCATATGTTTCAcaatataaataaactattacAGTGAGGATCTAATTTACATAACATCTCGACTGCATTACTTTCTTAAAGCCTATTGTTACCACGACCACATCTGATTACCTGTGTGAAAAAGGTAAGTGAAAGGGGACTCTTATTTCGCTTTTGACTGAACCGGATATTGACGGGTTGGTTGGTAACTAGGAAGTCCAGTTTCCCGTGCCACAATTTCGCTTGGTGTTGACATGAAGTCTACCCTGGTCAGATTTTGTCATTCGCTCTGAACTGTTTTAACGAGGAGTGTAATGTTTTGTGTGTACCAAAAGCTGTCTGATTCCCGACTTTTTGATTTTACCTCCTAGCCTAGCCTCCTACATTGGAAT
This window of the Alosa alosa isolate M-15738 ecotype Scorff River chromosome 7, AALO_Geno_1.1, whole genome shotgun sequence genome carries:
- the tmem186 gene encoding transmembrane protein 186 — its product is MLKSIQLGRFAISPVIKCRGHVYCAKGSGVSQVLRRIPAHSHPGLFTRPVLPYVGLQSAPLLYQHQIVAHCADLSSQKYTLIYALPTITILRALSRLKLIQTGITVVMLPPLYYLFLQGELSLTVVNYSTGIAAFAAVMLYSISQFARRVVGRMYLDSSGTTLKVSHLTFWGRRNDLYMPVNDVMTFGDVGDSPNETILYFKRYSTTDIMYFSTRFGRVVDKRGFEKVFGTLI